AAAAGCGAGACGTAAAGTAGGCCATCACCGCTAATTTTGGTCTTCATGGCTTGGCCTTCCCCGCCTCGCTCTTCGCCTTGTTGAGCGGTTTATTTTTTAGGAATGCCTGCAGTGTTCACGACATCATTCCACTTTGCTAATTCATTTGCCACATGCGCGCGCAGATCTTCAGGCGAACCGCCGTCAATTGTTGCTGCTCGACTTACGGCGAAATCCCGGAAGTCATCCGTTTCAAAAACCGCGTTAAGTGCCTTATTGATCTCTGCGACCTTTTCGTCTGAGATTCCCTTTGGTGCAAACATCCCGAACCAAGCCTGAACTTCGAAATCCGACATCGAAGCTCCGCCGACTTCTTGGATCGTTGGGACATCTGGAAGCTGAGGAGAGCGCTCCGCAGTAGTGACCGCCAGCGCTTTTACTGCACCTGACTGGATATGTTTGATAGCAGAAGGCGCGTTGTCGAACATCATATCGACCTGTGCACCAAGCAAAGCTGGAATGGCTTCACCACTACCTTTGTAGGGAACGTGAACGATATCAAGGCCCGTATTGGCCTTGAATAGTTCGCCGGACAAATGAACGGAACTACCTACGCCTGAGGAAGCAAAAGTGAGCTTCTCTGATTTAGCGAGTTCGAGCAATTCTTCATAAGTGTCTGCGGGAGAACTCGCAGGTACAACCAAAACGTTCGGGACGGAATATACCCGCCCGATAGGCTCAAAGCTGTCGACTGGATCATACTGCAATGAGGTGTAGATCGCTGGAGCGATGCCATGGGATGAGATCTGACCCAAGAAGAGGGTATTGCCGTCATTAGGCGCGCCAGCTGCTTTTGTTGTTCCGAGCGTGCCGCCTGCGCCTGGAAAATTCTGAACGACAATGCTCTCACCCGTCTGACTTGACAAAATGTCTGCAATTTTGCGGGCGGTCGTGTCCGTTGAACCACCGGCTCCATAGGAGACGATCAGTTCTATTGTTTCTGTTGGCCATTCATCCGCGGCGGATACCGCTGGGAACATCATTGTCGAGGCAATGATTGCTGCACTTAAACTCTTAACTGTTAGCTTCATATTTTTCCTCCCTAACGAAACAAAGTTCCGATAAAAGTTATTTTATATTTATATCAGGTGTCAAGTTCCGCGACATTGGGTCCAAAGATTTTCGATGTTTCGGACAAGCAGAACGTCCTTGAACAATGCTCAACGGAGTGATCGTGAGACAAATTTATGTAGTTGGAACAAACTTGCACCGGTGCCTGCGCGGTTAACAACGCAATGTCAGACCGCCATCTATCACGAGTTCTGTGCCCGTTATTGATTTCGCTCGATCCGAGGAGAGGAAGGAGACTGCGTGCGCCACATCCCATGCATCTCCCATTTTTCCGATAGGGACTTTACTATCGCGCTCGGCGATGAATTTTACTGCCTCTGAGGGGTCTTTGTTTTTCATCAATCTCTCTGTGACCAATGGAGTATTCATAAGACCGGGAATGACAGTATTGATGCGAACACCTTGGCGCGCGACACTTATTGCGGACGATCGGCCCAATTGGATGAGTGCGGCCTTTGCAGCCGAATATGCCACGGCATTGCTCTCTAGGCATCGGATGCCAGCGATTGAACCAACGTTGATTACCGAGCCGCTCTTCCGCTTTATCATAACAGGCAATACAAGCTTCAAGATTCTGAAGACGTAACCAACATTAAGCTCGAACTGCCGTAGCCAAGCTTCGGGAGCGAGTGTTAAAATATCGCCCGGAACCGAGCCGCCTACACAGTTCACCAGAATGTCTATCTGCCCGAGATGCCGCTGCGCGGCCAAAACGGAGTTTTCTAGCTCGTGTTGGTCGATGACATCGCAAACGATCTTTTCGAACGCCCCCACATATCGTTCCGTTTCCTGCAAGGCGGAAAGGTTCTGATCTATCCCGCAAACAGCTGCACCTTCAGCGCGCAGTACTGAGACTATCGCACGTCCATTTCCCCACCCGCTTCCGACTGATCCAGCCCCAACAATAAGTGCGCGTTTACCCGTTAGCATTGCGCCAGGCTTGTAATTTGTATCTTGCATTCTCTCCCCTGTCTGTCGTCTCGCGTTATGCAGTGCTCAAATATCTGCAATTCCGGCAGTCAAACCGCCGCAGACATAGAGTGTTTGTCCGGTGATGAAGCCTGAGGTTTCTTCAAGGAAGAACTGAACCGCCCGAGCAACATCAGCCGTCGTGCCTAACCGTCCCACTGGAATTGACGACACGAGTGCCCGCTCTTGTGGGCTTCCCTTGGGGTTAACTTTTTCAAAGAGTTCAGTTGAAATCGGGCCAGGGCCGACGGCATTTACGGTTATGTTGTGCTGTGCGAGTTCCAAAGCCCAAACCCGGGTCATCGAAATCATCGCGCCCTTCGTTGCGGCGTAAGCTGTCCGATTGGACTTCCCGAGCGCCGCCCGGCTCGAAACATTTACAATGCGCCCCCAGCCAGCTTCCTTCATTGTCTCTGCCACTGCCTTTGCGCAATAAGCCGGACCAACCATGTTCAGAGGGACCAGTTTCTCAAAATCAGCATCGGTGGTCTCTGAAAGCGAATGGGATATCGAAAATCCAGCATTATTGACCAACCCAACAATGCTGAATTCTTCCTTTAATTCTCCAACGGTATTCTCAATCTGATGCGCGTTCGTGAGGTCGACACGACGAAAAACGCAATCCTGGTCATCGCTGGGTTTTGCAATATCAAAATTGATGACGCTTGTGCTGGAGTCTGCCAGCGCCGCAATGACTGCAGCGCCAATCCCGCGTGATCCGCCAGTTACAATCACAGCGTTCGGTTTTTGACTAGCCAAAGATTCTCCCCCTCCTTCTAAGGTCGGTCCTATGCCAGGCGTTCCTGGCGTCGGATGGTCTAGATTCCGCTCGAACTTCATTGAGTAAATCGAGTGAAAATAGGAAATATTCCGTTTAACAGAACTTTTTCCCGTTGAAAAGGTATCCGAAGTGGTTCAGTATGCGTCGAATTTTGAGGCAGAGTTTCTCTGCACGGTATCAAAAGGGAGGAATATGGCCTTGCAAAATAACCCCATAGACAGCGCTGACACTGTCACCATGACAGGCGCTGAGGCGATAGTAGAAATTCTGGAATGCGCCAAGGTTGGCCCAATGTTTGGGATGGGTGGGTTTCAACTGCTTCCTTTCTACGAAGCAGTGCGCGTTAAGGGATTGAACCACCATCTGATCAATGATGAGCGCTGCGGATCCTTTGCTGCAGATTCCTATGCGCGCGTGTCTGGTCGGCCGGGAATTTGCGACGCAACTCTGGGCCCAGGAGCAACCAATTTTGTTACGTCATTGGTAGAAAGTTTGAATGCGGGCATCCCTCAAGTCGTTTTCATCGGGGATACCCATCGGGATCACTCCTGGAAAAATATGACTCAGGAATCCCGTCAGGTGGACATTCTGCGTCCTGCTGCAAAAGAAGTGATCCGCATCGAGAGGGCTTCACGTGTTCCTGAGCTTGTGCGCCGAGCATTTGCGGTGGCCACCTCTGGTCGACCGGGTCCTGTTGTCGTGGATGTGCCCGAAGATATCGCACATGATACTTACGAGTATCCTCTTTCCGATTTTTGGATCGACCTAACCACAACCCGCTTTCCCGCATACCGTTCCCGCCCAGATGCGGCGGATGTGGCGAAAGCTGCGGTAGCAATCGCAAAATCAAAGCGTCCTTTGATCTTGGCCGGTGGCGGTGTGCACATTGCACAGGCATATGACGCCCTGCAGGCTTTTGCTGAAGCACAAGCTATCCCAGTGGCGCACACTTTGTCAGGTAAGGGTGCGATTGCTTGTACCCATCAATTGTCTGTCGGCCTATTTGGTCGCTACTCGCGCATCGCCAATGCTCTCGTTGAGAAGGCTGATTGCTTTATTGTCGTCGGCTGCAAGATGGGAGAAATTGCGACCAAACGTTTCCAACTGTTCAATGACCCCTCTATTCCTGTCGTGCACCTTGAAGTGTTGCCCGAAGAAATAGGGCGAACCACGAAGTCTGATTTTCCTTTGATCGGTGATGCGAAATGCGGGCTGGAAGATCTCACCGCCGCACTCAGTCATTATGGCGCGGCCGCGCAGCGTGATCGGGCCGAGTACATACTTGAAATCGCGCCGCGCATGGAAAAATGGCGCAACGCCGCCAAAGACAAACTGCATGGTACAGGTAGCCCGATTGGAATGGGGCGCATGCTGACTGAGCTGAACAATGAAATGCCAGCGGAGTCCGTTCTGATCGCAGACGGTGGCTTCGCTGCGCATTGGGGTGGCCTTTTGTATGACACCAAAAAGGCCGGACGTCGGTTTGTAGCCGATCGTGGCTTTGCCTCGATCGGTTATGGTCTGCCCGGCGCAATGGGGGCCCAGCTTGCTGTTCCAGATCAGCCCGTTGTGGCCATTACAGGAGATGGTGGCTTCAACATGGTTCTTGGCGAGCTTGAAACCGCCATTCGAGCTAAAACACCGTTCACGCTGATGATCGTGAACAACGCGGCATCGGGTTATATCAAGTCGCTACAGCACGCGATGTATGGGTCCTATCAGTCCTCAGATCTTGTTGAAATGAACTATGCCGAAATCGCTAAATCCTTCGGCGCGCATGGCATTCGTGTTGATGATCCGGAGAAGCTTGCACCCGCCATTCGCGAGGCGAATGCCGAACGGTCGAAGCCATCAGTCATCGACGTCGTGGTCACTCGCGATCCAGCGAAGATGCTGCCAGGTGTTGATAGCAGAACAATCAAAGTCAAGAAGGGCGATCGACCCGTCTAGCATCCATCTCAATGGTGAAGCGGCAGCAACTTGCGTCGCGTCACCCTTAGCTTTCAACTTAACCGCATCCTTTCTCCATGACCGAAAACTCAAATAAATTGCCCGGAACTCTCAAGAACAGTGAACTTCTCTGCAACAGCGCGCTCATTGGTAACCGCTGGGTCCAAGCAGATGAAGTCCAGGTATCCTTCAAGGTCACGAACCCGTCGACTGGTGCTGTTCTTGCGACGTTGCCTGATCTAGGTGTTTCGGAGACGCGGGCTGCAATTGATGCCGCCCATATTGCTCAAAAGTCCTGGGCGGCGAAGACGGGTAAAGAACGCTCAGTGGTGCTGCGGCGGTGGCACGATCTCATGGTCGCCAATGTCGATGATCTCGGCGCTATCCTCTGCGCTGAGATGGGCAAACCCCTTGTCGAAGCCAAGGGAGAGATCCTCTACGGTGCGAGCTTCATCGAATGGTTTGCCGAGGAGGCAAAGCGCATCTACGGCGACATCATTCCCGGCCATCAGCCCGACAAACGCATCATGGTCCTGAAGCAGCCCGTAGGTGTTGTCGCATCCATCACGCCATGGAACTTCCCCAATGCAATGATCGCGCGTAAAGTGGCTCCTGCCCTTGCGGTCGGCTGTGCCTTTGTTGCTCGACCCGCAACTGAGACACCCCTTTCGGCACTGGCCATGGCCAAACTCGCTGAAGATGCCGGGCTGCCGGCAGGGCTCTTCTCGGTCATCACATCGACACGGAGTGCGGAGATCGGACAGGAGTTTTGCTCCAATGAAAAGGTCCGCAAACTCACTTTCACCGGTTCAACCGAAGTCGGTCGCATCCTGATGAAGCAGTCCGCCGATCAGGTGATGAAGACCTCCATGGAACTGGGCGGCAACGCCCCCTTCATTGTCTTTGACGATGCTGATCTTGATGCGGCCGTAGAAGGCGCGATGATATCGAAATACCGCAACAACGGGCAGACCTGCGTATGCGCAAACCGCATATATGTTCAGGCCGGAGTCTATGACGCCTTTGCCGAGAAGCTTGTTGCTGCCGTCGAGGAGATGAAGGTCGGCGACGGATTTGAGGATGGCGTCACTGCCGGCCCGCTGATCAGTGAGAAGGCTGTCGACAAAGTCGAGGACCACATCAAAGATGCGATCTCCAAAGGCGCATCGATTGTGACGGGTGGCAAACGACACGCGCTCGGTGGAACCTTCTTCGAGCCAACCGTGTTGAGGGATGTCACCCGAGAGATGTTAATTGCATCTGATGAGACTTTTGGACCAGTTGCTCCGCTCTTTCGCTTTGAAACCGTCGAAGATGTGGTCGAACAGGCCAATGATACGATCTTTGGCCTCGCATCTTACTTCTATGCCAATGATCTTTCGAAGGTCTGGCGTGTGGCAGAAGCGCTTGAATACGGCATGGTTGGTGTGAACACAGGATTGATCTCTACCGAGGTCGCGCCCTTCGGAGGCGTCAAGCAATCGGGCCAGGGACGTGAGGGTTCGAAATATGGTGCCGATGACTATCTCGAACTGAAATATCTCTGTCTTGGAGGCCTTTAAGCAACGAGCTATCCCTGAACCGCGTGCTCATCTTCCCAAGCAGCATGGCCACTCGGCCGGTGGGTAAAACCTCTTCCTGCTCACCGGCTTTTTTGGCGGAGACCATTGGTCCGGAAACGACGAGTCAACGTTCACATGTCTTTCTGCGCTGACGTCGATCAATTCTTCGCCGGGTAGGAGACGACGACCCGTCTTCCGGGCCTCAATCAGCGCACAACGCCTGAGTTGAAGGGTAAGGTTTTGATGGTCTCCGCCGAAACCAGCCGCTATGAACTCACAGTTGCCGCTTTCTTCACCGCCCGCCTCAAACTCCAGCCGGGTGAGGAGGAAAAGGCCAGCGGCAATATCCTGCTGCCGGGCACGCCCGTTGAGGCCCCCATCACAACCGACGACCGCACCATCCTTTCCTACCTCGTCAAACCTATTCAGGATCAAATCGCACGAGCGCTAAGGGAAGAGTGAGGGGTGAAGAGAAATGCAATGGCTGTTGGCAGAGGGCGTCCGTAAGCGGTTTGTCGATCCGCCGCTCTGCCAACAGGTTGCCAAACGCTTTTGTGGGACTGCGAAGGGTTGGCTTTTTGAAGTCTGACAGACAGGTATTTGACGTTGATGTTCCAACGCCGGATGACCAGGACGTCTCGATGACAAACTTCCCGAGCGGCGATACGACGGCCGATCCGGAAAGGGATCAAACCCGCCCCTGAAGCCATTAGATTGATAAGACTATCGAGTGTCGGTCTCGGTGGTTGCCAGCCCCCGCAACCCAGTTTGGTCTAGGAATATCCAGTTGGATCAAATATCAACCAAAACGGTTGGTGGTCTGCCATTTGTTGTTTGACCAGATATCCGTGATTTGGCAAGTGGATTCAGATTGTTCTGCAACCAACAATTCTTGAGATCATTGAAGCCGGAGTGGTTTAGGATGTCTACGCATTAAGTGCGGACAACCCGGAAGCACTTGAGAGAGGTGCACGGTATGACTATGCGAGATGTGTAATTTCTACCATTGAGCACCCGAGAAACGAGTAAAATTGTCTGCTTGATGCAGGATACGTCTTCACGGCTATACATACTGCGTTTCTACCTATGCGATTGTAGATAGCGAGTCCAGCGATTAAGTCACTTTCTTTCAATAATTAGAGCATTTGGGTGGGCAGACGTGGTGTTCTGTTGTTTCGTGGGCGTTCGCATGGTGCGGGCCGCCATAAATCAAGTTTGAGTTAAATCTCTTAAAAACAAAGATTTAAAACCTGCCCGGTTACTCAAATTCATCCGGGGTCAATAGAATTTCATTCTTCCTATATGACGGAATCATGAAGATCAGCTTGGTTTTCAAGCGCCGCCTGTGACATTTTACGTGTTGAAACACGGTGTAACCGCGCTGAAGTCGATTCCCTTATTGCAACCTTGAATTTTATCCCTAAGGTTGGCGGCGAACGAATCAGATGGGATTGCCGATTACTTGCGTTTGAAACTCGTTCGTCCCGCCAATTAACTTTGAAAGAGCTGAGATGTGATCTCTTTTTCAGACATTAAGATAGTTGTTGCAGTACTTATTCGAGAACCGTTTTTCTACCTGGCTATTTCTATAGTATCATTGAATACAATTATCAGCAATAAATATATATCAATTATTACTATATTTATATCAATTTCATTTTCTTATTCATATAAAATGTATCTAAGGTGCAATTCAAAAAATAGAAGCGGAATAGCTTCTAATGTTTCTGTAATAGTGATTTCTTCTGTTGTATATTTTTATATGATTATGTCGTATAGGAGTATTGCGGTGCAATTATTGGTCGCAATGTCTCTTTTGATGCCAGTAATATTAGTTATGCCCGATTTAAGGGCGAAGAATAACAAGTAAAAATAAATATCAAGGATATCCGGAATGTCATTCAATCAAAATGATCTAGATTCTGTTTCTCAATGGATGGACAATTACTTTGAGAATGAATTTCCGATAGATAATCCGCCATACTCCTTAACAAATTTCGCAATTTGGACGGCCGATATTTTAGCTGCAGTTGTGGATATCGGATCACATAGCATTAACACACCGCAATCGCTTGCGGCGCTCTCTCGCTTCCAGAACTTGATGGCGACGGCGGGGTTAGTGGGAGCAGTCAGTCTAGACGCAATTGCTGCAGTTCAAGCATACCATGCTGGCGATAAAGGACTAGTTGATGCCCATCTGACAAAAATTGCCACAGGTTTGGCAGGTGCCCTTGTGGCTGCAGCCACGGCCGTG
This portion of the Hoeflea prorocentri genome encodes:
- a CDS encoding Bug family tripartite tricarboxylate transporter substrate binding protein; this encodes MKLTVKSLSAAIIASTMMFPAVSAADEWPTETIELIVSYGAGGSTDTTARKIADILSSQTGESIVVQNFPGAGGTLGTTKAAGAPNDGNTLFLGQISSHGIAPAIYTSLQYDPVDSFEPIGRVYSVPNVLVVPASSPADTYEELLELAKSEKLTFASSGVGSSVHLSGELFKANTGLDIVHVPYKGSGEAIPALLGAQVDMMFDNAPSAIKHIQSGAVKALAVTTAERSPQLPDVPTIQEVGGASMSDFEVQAWFGMFAPKGISDEKVAEINKALNAVFETDDFRDFAVSRAATIDGGSPEDLRAHVANELAKWNDVVNTAGIPKK
- a CDS encoding SDR family NAD(P)-dependent oxidoreductase translates to MQDTNYKPGAMLTGKRALIVGAGSVGSGWGNGRAIVSVLRAEGAAVCGIDQNLSALQETERYVGAFEKIVCDVIDQHELENSVLAAQRHLGQIDILVNCVGGSVPGDILTLAPEAWLRQFELNVGYVFRILKLVLPVMIKRKSGSVINVGSIAGIRCLESNAVAYSAAKAALIQLGRSSAISVARQGVRINTVIPGLMNTPLVTERLMKNKDPSEAVKFIAERDSKVPIGKMGDAWDVAHAVSFLSSDRAKSITGTELVIDGGLTLRC
- a CDS encoding SDR family NAD(P)-dependent oxidoreductase gives rise to the protein MASQKPNAVIVTGGSRGIGAAVIAALADSSTSVINFDIAKPSDDQDCVFRRVDLTNAHQIENTVGELKEEFSIVGLVNNAGFSISHSLSETTDADFEKLVPLNMVGPAYCAKAVAETMKEAGWGRIVNVSSRAALGKSNRTAYAATKGAMISMTRVWALELAQHNITVNAVGPGPISTELFEKVNPKGSPQERALVSSIPVGRLGTTADVARAVQFFLEETSGFITGQTLYVCGGLTAGIADI
- a CDS encoding thiamine pyrophosphate-binding protein, which codes for MALQNNPIDSADTVTMTGAEAIVEILECAKVGPMFGMGGFQLLPFYEAVRVKGLNHHLINDERCGSFAADSYARVSGRPGICDATLGPGATNFVTSLVESLNAGIPQVVFIGDTHRDHSWKNMTQESRQVDILRPAAKEVIRIERASRVPELVRRAFAVATSGRPGPVVVDVPEDIAHDTYEYPLSDFWIDLTTTRFPAYRSRPDAADVAKAAVAIAKSKRPLILAGGGVHIAQAYDALQAFAEAQAIPVAHTLSGKGAIACTHQLSVGLFGRYSRIANALVEKADCFIVVGCKMGEIATKRFQLFNDPSIPVVHLEVLPEEIGRTTKSDFPLIGDAKCGLEDLTAALSHYGAAAQRDRAEYILEIAPRMEKWRNAAKDKLHGTGSPIGMGRMLTELNNEMPAESVLIADGGFAAHWGGLLYDTKKAGRRFVADRGFASIGYGLPGAMGAQLAVPDQPVVAITGDGGFNMVLGELETAIRAKTPFTLMIVNNAASGYIKSLQHAMYGSYQSSDLVEMNYAEIAKSFGAHGIRVDDPEKLAPAIREANAERSKPSVIDVVVTRDPAKMLPGVDSRTIKVKKGDRPV
- a CDS encoding NAD-dependent succinate-semialdehyde dehydrogenase, which translates into the protein MTENSNKLPGTLKNSELLCNSALIGNRWVQADEVQVSFKVTNPSTGAVLATLPDLGVSETRAAIDAAHIAQKSWAAKTGKERSVVLRRWHDLMVANVDDLGAILCAEMGKPLVEAKGEILYGASFIEWFAEEAKRIYGDIIPGHQPDKRIMVLKQPVGVVASITPWNFPNAMIARKVAPALAVGCAFVARPATETPLSALAMAKLAEDAGLPAGLFSVITSTRSAEIGQEFCSNEKVRKLTFTGSTEVGRILMKQSADQVMKTSMELGGNAPFIVFDDADLDAAVEGAMISKYRNNGQTCVCANRIYVQAGVYDAFAEKLVAAVEEMKVGDGFEDGVTAGPLISEKAVDKVEDHIKDAISKGASIVTGGKRHALGGTFFEPTVLRDVTREMLIASDETFGPVAPLFRFETVEDVVEQANDTIFGLASYFYANDLSKVWRVAEALEYGMVGVNTGLISTEVAPFGGVKQSGQGREGSKYGADDYLELKYLCLGGL